GCTCGATCCGAACGCCGACCTGGCGCCGGTCGAGATAGCGTGGGCCGCACGGACGCTCAGCCCGGCGATGCGGAACGCCGCCCGGTTACAGGGTCGCGGGTTGACCCGGCTGGCCCGGCGACTCTGGCCCGAGCTCGTGCTGCCGGAGCGGGTGTCGCGGCCGGTGGTGCTCGGCGCGATCGCGGCAACGGCCGGGTTGCTCGCCGCGGACCTGGTCCGGCTGGTGATCTACGACGATCTGGCCACCGCGGCGGCCGCGCTGCTCAAGCTGGAACCGGGCGATCCGCTGGACGCGACCGCGCTGGTGCTGGCGCTGTGCGCCGAAGCCGACCACCGGGTAACCATGCTCGCCGCCCTGACCGACCCCGCGGACATCCCCGCCGCGGGCGCACCAGATGCCGAGGCGTGGGCAGAGGCGCACGCCCGATCCACCGGAAGGTTGTTCCGTGCCTGATGATTCGTCCACTTCCGACCGAGCGCTGCGGCTCGGCGTCGCCGGACCGGTCGGCACCGGAAAGTCGTCGCTGATCGCTACGATCTGCCGCGCGCTTGCCGACGAGATCCGGATCGGCGTGATCACCAACGACATCTACACCGACGAGGATGCCCGGTTCCTCCGGTCCGAGGGGGTGCTCGATCCCGATCGGATTCGGGCGGTGGAGACCGGCGCCTGTCCGCACACCGCGATCCGCGACGACGTCACCGCGAACCTGATGGCCGCCGAAGACCTGGAGCGCGACCACACGCCGCTGGATCTGGTGGTGATCGAGT
Above is a genomic segment from Skermania piniformis containing:
- a CDS encoding urease accessory protein UreF; translation: MPLPAPASVTLAMVLADARLPAGGHAHSAGIEPALQAGLPVSDVPALLRGRVATTTSVDAGTAVVAGHRRRLDPNADLAPVEIAWAARTLSPAMRNAARLQGRGLTRLARRLWPELVLPERVSRPVVLGAIAATAGLLAADLVRLVIYDDLATAAAALLKLEPGDPLDATALVLALCAEADHRVTMLAALTDPADIPAAGAPDAEAWAEAHARSTGRLFRA